From the Phreatobacter oligotrophus genome, one window contains:
- a CDS encoding amino acid ABC transporter permease, translating to MYRWDFSPVIANGDLLLAGLANTLALTGVALAGGIPVGLALALARLSGSRFLSAPAGVVIEVFRTTPPLVQLFWFYFGLPIVLKVEMTPYLAAALTFTIQSGAFFAEIFRAGIVSVDRGQREAARAIGMTEAQAMRRIVLPQAVKRMFPAMMERSIELMKTTTLVATVSYADVLYQANELAQKTFRPLEVFTAAALMYLVTISLVSAIAALVERRMAMSGEMAR from the coding sequence GTGTATCGCTGGGACTTCTCGCCCGTCATCGCCAATGGCGACCTGCTGCTCGCGGGCCTCGCCAACACGCTCGCGCTGACCGGCGTGGCGCTGGCGGGCGGCATTCCCGTCGGCCTTGCCCTCGCTCTGGCAAGGCTCTCCGGGAGCCGGTTCCTCTCGGCTCCCGCCGGCGTGGTGATCGAGGTGTTCCGCACGACGCCGCCGCTCGTCCAGCTCTTCTGGTTCTATTTTGGCCTGCCCATCGTGCTGAAGGTCGAGATGACGCCCTATCTGGCGGCAGCGCTCACCTTCACCATCCAGTCCGGAGCCTTCTTCGCCGAGATCTTCCGCGCCGGCATCGTCTCGGTGGACCGCGGCCAGCGCGAGGCCGCCCGCGCCATCGGCATGACGGAGGCGCAGGCCATGCGCCGTATCGTCCTGCCGCAGGCGGTCAAGCGCATGTTCCCGGCCATGATGGAGCGCTCGATCGAGCTGATGAAGACGACCACGCTGGTGGCGACCGTCTCCTATGCCGACGTGCTCTACCAGGCGAACGAACTCGCCCAGAAGACCTTCCGGCCGCTGGAGGTCTTCACCGCCGCGGCCCTCATGTACCTCGTCACCATCTCGCTGGTCAGCGCCATCGCCGCCCTCGTCGAACGCCGCATGGCGATGAGCGGGGAGATGGCGCGATGA
- a CDS encoding amino acid ABC transporter ATP-binding protein encodes MTEPLLRIEGLGKSFGDRTVFSGVDLEVARGDRIAIIGASGSGKSTLLRCINVLERADQGRVVLGGEPVGEEVRRGDRTETRYSEAALVRLRQRIGMVFQQFNLFPHMTVLGNVMEGLVTVKRMGRDAAARQALAELARVGLADKAEAYPAHLSGGQKQRVAIARALAMEPEVLLFDEPTSALDPALVGEVLDTIQALAGEGRTMLLVTHEIGFAYHMATRVLFLAEGGIYEQGTPDEVLKNPRRPLTQAFIAGHRRFSF; translated from the coding sequence ATGACGGAACCGCTCCTGCGCATCGAAGGCCTCGGCAAGAGCTTCGGCGACCGCACCGTCTTCTCGGGCGTCGACCTCGAGGTCGCGCGCGGCGACCGCATCGCCATCATCGGCGCCTCGGGCTCGGGGAAGTCGACGCTGCTCCGCTGCATCAACGTGCTGGAGCGCGCGGATCAAGGCCGTGTCGTCCTCGGCGGCGAGCCGGTCGGCGAGGAGGTCCGGCGCGGCGACCGCACCGAGACGCGCTACAGCGAGGCGGCCCTCGTCCGCCTGCGCCAGCGCATCGGCATGGTGTTCCAGCAGTTCAACCTCTTCCCCCACATGACCGTGCTCGGCAATGTCATGGAGGGCCTGGTGACCGTGAAGCGGATGGGGCGTGATGCCGCCGCCCGCCAGGCGCTGGCCGAACTCGCCCGCGTCGGCCTTGCCGACAAGGCGGAGGCCTATCCGGCCCATCTCTCCGGCGGCCAGAAGCAGCGCGTCGCCATCGCCCGCGCCCTCGCCATGGAGCCCGAGGTCCTGCTCTTCGACGAGCCGACCTCGGCCCTCGACCCCGCTCTCGTCGGTGAGGTGCTCGACACGATCCAGGCGCTGGCGGGGGAGGGGCGCACCATGCTGCTCGTCACCCACGAGATCGGCTTCGCCTACCACATGGCGACGCGCGTCCTCTTTCTCGCCGAGGGCGGCATCTACGAGCAGGGCACGCCCGACGAGGTTCTGAAGAACCCGCGCCGGCCGCTCACCCAGGCCTTCATTGCCGGCCACCGCCGGTTCAGCTTCTGA
- a CDS encoding FAD-binding domain-containing protein, translated as MTDRWVGTRAAGLQAMEGFVPAMGRRYANGRNYDDGPGNHRAVSRLSPYLRRRLLTEQEVIAAAVAAHGAEGAEKFVQEVVWRTYFKGWLERRPQVWNAYVAGLAGDLAALESDRRLRRDVERAEAGGTGIACFDAWAEELVETGYLHNHARMWFASIWIFTLGLPWRIGADFFLRHLLDGDAASNTLGWRWVAGLHTRGKAYHAEAWNIATYTRQRFTPRDSDLSRGAETLEHLEPEGLPPVQPLRAVRAPEPGRPTALLITDEDGLIGDFDRDGLTIVATATLATTALRSPRAVAEPVAGFEAEALADTTARAGVDATPLTALHPDDLARWAAAAGATQIVTPYVTCGPASDWLRAAMPALKRHGIALAEWRRDWDAAVWPHATAGFFKVKKQIPVVLERFGIG; from the coding sequence ATGACGGATCGATGGGTCGGCACGCGGGCAGCGGGGCTTCAGGCGATGGAGGGCTTCGTGCCGGCCATGGGCCGGCGCTATGCCAATGGCCGCAACTACGATGATGGCCCCGGCAACCATCGCGCGGTGTCGCGGCTTTCGCCCTATCTCCGCCGCCGCCTCCTCACCGAGCAGGAGGTGATCGCCGCCGCGGTCGCCGCCCATGGCGCCGAGGGAGCGGAGAAGTTCGTCCAGGAGGTGGTCTGGCGAACCTATTTCAAGGGCTGGCTGGAGCGCCGCCCGCAGGTCTGGAACGCCTATGTGGCGGGGCTCGCCGGCGACCTCGCTGCGCTGGAGTCCGACCGGCGGCTGCGGCGCGATGTCGAGCGGGCGGAAGCCGGCGGGACCGGCATCGCCTGTTTCGACGCCTGGGCGGAGGAGCTCGTCGAGACGGGCTATCTCCACAACCACGCGCGCATGTGGTTCGCCTCGATCTGGATCTTCACCCTGGGCCTGCCCTGGCGGATCGGCGCGGATTTCTTCCTGCGCCATCTCCTTGACGGCGATGCAGCCTCCAACACGCTGGGATGGCGCTGGGTCGCCGGGCTCCACACCCGCGGCAAGGCCTATCACGCCGAGGCCTGGAACATCGCGACCTATACCCGCCAGCGCTTCACCCCGCGCGACAGCGACCTCTCGCGCGGCGCCGAGACGCTGGAGCATCTGGAACCGGAGGGCCTGCCGCCGGTCCAGCCGCTGAGGGCCGTCCGCGCGCCGGAGCCGGGGCGGCCGACGGCCCTGCTCATCACCGATGAGGACGGCCTCATCGGGGATTTCGATCGCGATGGCCTGACCATCGTCGCCACCGCGACACTCGCCACGACGGCGCTGCGATCGCCGCGCGCCGTGGCGGAGCCCGTGGCCGGCTTCGAGGCGGAGGCGCTCGCCGATACGACCGCGCGAGCGGGCGTCGATGCCACGCCGCTGACCGCGCTTCACCCGGATGACCTCGCGCGCTGGGCGGCAGCAGCGGGCGCCACCCAGATCGTCACGCCCTATGTGACCTGCGGCCCCGCGAGCGATTGGCTGCGCGCGGCCATGCCGGCGCTGAAGCGCCACGGCATCGCCCTGGCCGAATGGCGGCGCGACTGGGACGCCGCGGTCTGGCCTCATGCGACCGCCGGCTTCTTCAAGGTGAAGAAGCAGATCCCGGTCGTGCTGGAGCGTTTCGGCATCGGCTGA
- a CDS encoding amino acid ABC transporter permease, with the protein MTYRWDFAPVLDNWQALAFGAIGTVRLFLVCLVLGLALGLLVALMRRSRHGVLRWLAIGFIELFRNTPVLVQILWFYFALPMLVPVEISPFGAAILGISLNSAAYSAEIYRAGIQSIEPGQWEAARAIGMTGLQVLRRIVLPQALRRVLPALTNRGIEIFKMTTLASVVAYVELLQQGKLVASLNFNPLEVYTVIGALFFLLLYPLVRATYALERRLARSDA; encoded by the coding sequence ATGACCTATCGCTGGGATTTCGCGCCCGTCCTCGACAACTGGCAGGCGCTCGCCTTCGGCGCCATCGGCACGGTCCGGCTGTTCCTGGTCTGCCTGGTCCTTGGCCTCGCCCTGGGGCTTCTCGTCGCGCTGATGCGCCGCTCGCGCCACGGCGTTCTGCGCTGGCTCGCCATCGGCTTCATCGAGCTGTTCCGCAACACGCCGGTCCTCGTGCAGATCCTCTGGTTCTACTTCGCCCTGCCCATGCTGGTCCCCGTGGAGATCAGCCCGTTCGGCGCGGCGATCCTCGGCATCTCCTTGAACTCCGCCGCCTATTCCGCGGAGATCTACCGGGCGGGCATCCAGTCCATCGAGCCGGGCCAGTGGGAGGCGGCGCGGGCAATCGGCATGACCGGCCTGCAGGTGCTCCGCCGGATCGTCCTGCCGCAGGCGCTGCGCCGTGTCCTGCCGGCGCTGACAAACCGCGGCATCGAGATCTTCAAGATGACGACGCTGGCCTCCGTCGTCGCCTATGTCGAGCTGCTCCAGCAGGGCAAGCTCGTCGCTTCGCTGAACTTCAACCCGCTGGAGGTCTACACCGTCATCGGCGCACTGTTCTTCCTGCTCCTCTACCCGCTGGTGCGCGCCACCTACGCGCTGGAGCGGCGCCTGGCGCGGAGCGACGCATGA
- a CDS encoding transporter substrate-binding domain-containing protein, which translates to MSRIDRRTFTTTLAAAAGGVLAAPAFAQGTGTLDEVKRRGSLRVGVTQAPPWYSKDARTGEWSSGVGVAVGKAMAAALGVRFEPVEVTWGTAIAALQANRIDIMYVLDATPERAEAVDFPASPLLYYSLAVLAKDDLAVRTWEDLNKPEVRVAVPQATSMDRFLTNSVAKAAIQRFPGNTEAIAAFQAGRVEAVCLFHPPLIAARQRLGSGKIVVPQPTQSNPSSAAVRKGDAPFLAFVEQQVAEYYRSRKIQGWYEEFLTGFGLDPKAAPPIIKEMLG; encoded by the coding sequence ATGAGCAGGATCGACCGGCGGACCTTCACCACCACTCTCGCCGCCGCCGCGGGCGGCGTCTTGGCCGCGCCGGCCTTCGCGCAGGGCACGGGCACCCTCGACGAGGTGAAGCGCCGCGGCTCGTTGCGCGTCGGCGTGACCCAGGCGCCGCCCTGGTACTCCAAGGATGCCCGCACCGGCGAATGGTCCTCCGGCGTCGGCGTCGCGGTCGGCAAGGCCATGGCCGCGGCGCTGGGCGTGCGCTTCGAGCCGGTCGAGGTGACCTGGGGCACCGCCATCGCCGCCCTGCAGGCGAACCGCATCGACATCATGTACGTGCTGGATGCGACGCCCGAGCGGGCAGAGGCGGTCGATTTCCCGGCCTCGCCGCTGCTCTACTATTCGCTCGCCGTCCTGGCGAAGGACGACCTCGCGGTGCGCACCTGGGAAGACCTCAACAAGCCGGAGGTGCGCGTTGCCGTGCCCCAGGCGACCAGCATGGACCGCTTCCTCACCAACTCCGTGGCAAAGGCCGCCATCCAGCGCTTCCCTGGCAATACCGAGGCCATCGCCGCCTTCCAGGCCGGCCGCGTCGAGGCCGTCTGCCTGTTCCACCCGCCGCTGATCGCCGCCCGCCAGCGCCTCGGCTCCGGCAAGATCGTCGTGCCGCAGCCGACCCAGTCGAACCCGTCCAGCGCCGCCGTGCGCAAGGGCGATGCGCCCTTCCTCGCCTTCGTCGAGCAGCAGGTCGCCGAGTACTATCGCAGCCGCAAGATCCAGGGCTGGTATGAGGAGTTCCTCACCGGCTTCGGCCTCGATCCCAAGGCGGCGCCGCCCATCATCAAGGAAATGCTCGGCTGA
- a CDS encoding response regulator — MPTTSDPGLVLLVDDEPPIRRLLRTLFEMAGWRVAEAETAGAALDAVAVRRPELVVLDLGLPDIPGADVLRRLREWTQTPVIVLSVRADEQEKVRLLELGADDYITKPFGSAELIARARTVLRRAAVVEDEPAVTVGDLTIDFAFRRVTLRGEPVTLARKEYQLLAMLAAHRGRVLTHKQLLTALWGPHHDDDVHYVRILVRKLRSRIEPNVASPIYVLTELGVGYRLALGTE; from the coding sequence ATGCCGACGACCTCTGACCCTGGCCTTGTGCTCCTCGTCGATGACGAACCGCCGATCCGTCGCCTGCTGCGCACCCTGTTCGAGATGGCGGGGTGGCGGGTGGCCGAGGCGGAGACTGCAGGCGCCGCCCTCGACGCCGTCGCGGTGCGCCGGCCGGAACTGGTGGTGCTGGACCTGGGGCTGCCCGACATCCCCGGCGCCGACGTGCTGCGGCGGCTGCGCGAATGGACCCAAACGCCGGTCATCGTCCTGTCGGTGAGGGCGGACGAGCAGGAAAAGGTGCGGCTCCTGGAACTCGGGGCCGACGACTACATCACCAAGCCTTTCGGCTCGGCCGAGCTCATCGCACGCGCACGCACCGTGCTGCGCCGCGCCGCGGTGGTGGAGGACGAGCCGGCCGTCACGGTCGGCGACCTCACCATCGATTTCGCGTTTCGACGGGTGACGCTGCGCGGCGAGCCGGTGACGCTCGCCCGCAAGGAGTACCAGCTTCTCGCCATGCTCGCGGCTCACCGCGGCCGCGTGCTGACCCACAAGCAGTTGCTGACCGCCCTCTGGGGCCCGCACCACGACGATGACGTGCACTATGTGCGCATCCTCGTCCGCAAGCTGCGCAGCCGCATCGAGCCGAATGTCGCCTCGCCCATCTATGTGCTGACCGAGCTCGGCGTTGGCTACCGCCTCGCCCTTGGCACGGAGTGA
- a CDS encoding TRAP transporter small permease subunit, whose amino-acid sequence MGALLAFSRGIDSVNGVFGRVADWCVLLACLISAGNAFSRYLLNLSSNSMLEIQWYLFGVMVLLGASYTLQVNEHVRVDLVYGSVSERKRLWIDAIGIAVFLLPVTIYMTYLSWPFFTTSLRQWEQSQNAGGLLVWPIKFVLPLGFALLTIQGVSELIKRIAALRGEIEFDSKYEKPLQ is encoded by the coding sequence ATGGGCGCTCTCTTGGCTTTCAGCCGGGGCATCGACTCGGTGAACGGCGTGTTCGGCCGCGTTGCCGACTGGTGTGTCCTGCTCGCCTGCCTCATCAGCGCCGGCAACGCCTTCTCGCGCTACCTGCTCAACCTGTCGTCGAACTCCATGCTGGAGATCCAGTGGTACCTGTTCGGCGTGATGGTGCTGCTCGGCGCCTCCTACACGCTGCAGGTCAACGAGCATGTGCGCGTCGACCTGGTCTACGGATCGGTGAGCGAGCGCAAGCGCCTGTGGATCGACGCCATCGGCATCGCGGTCTTCCTGCTGCCGGTCACGATCTACATGACCTACCTCAGCTGGCCGTTCTTCACCACGTCGCTGCGCCAGTGGGAGCAGTCCCAGAACGCCGGCGGCCTTCTGGTCTGGCCGATCAAGTTCGTCCTGCCGCTGGGCTTCGCCCTGCTGACGATCCAGGGCGTCTCCGAACTCATCAAGCGCATCGCGGCGCTCCGCGGCGAGATCGAGTTCGATTCCAAATACGAAAAGCCGCTGCAGTAA
- a CDS encoding TRAP transporter large permease, which yields MFSHGIMPPLMFFGMICFMLVGFPVAFSLAAVGLMFGALGVMTGHFDWVFLQALPLRFHGIISNDLLLAIPFFTFMGAILERCGLAEDLLEGTGKLFGGIPGGLAYAVIVVGAILGAITGTVAASVIAMGVISLPIMQRYGYDMRLATGVIAASGTITQLIPPSLVLVVLADQLGRSVGDMYLGAIGPSLLQVGIFILYIVFLSIVKPQTMPPLPPEARGEIGWPLIRQVLWGMVPSIVLIFLVLGTIFMGLATPTEAGAMGAVGALVLAALHRRLTWPLVDQGMRSTMRITSMVVFILIGSTVFSLVFQGMDGSRWIEHMLINLPGGQTGFLIFVNIFVFFLAFFLDFFEIAFIVVPLLAPVATKLDIDLIWFGVLLCVNMQTSFMHPPFGFALFYLRGIAPPEVKSSDIYMGAIPWVFMQLILVAIVIFWPASVTYWLDKGPKVDPSKVEIRIEMPGLGGGGLPGLDSPGGLPGLTPPPGLAPPPGLAPPPAPSR from the coding sequence ATGTTCTCGCACGGCATCATGCCGCCGCTGATGTTCTTCGGGATGATCTGCTTCATGCTGGTCGGCTTCCCGGTGGCGTTCTCGCTGGCGGCCGTCGGCCTCATGTTCGGCGCGCTCGGCGTCATGACCGGCCATTTCGACTGGGTGTTCCTGCAGGCGCTGCCGCTGCGCTTCCACGGCATCATCTCCAACGACCTGCTGCTGGCGATCCCCTTCTTCACCTTCATGGGCGCGATCCTCGAGCGCTGCGGCCTCGCCGAGGACCTGCTGGAGGGCACCGGCAAGCTGTTCGGCGGCATTCCCGGCGGCCTCGCCTATGCGGTCATCGTGGTGGGCGCAATCCTCGGCGCCATCACCGGCACGGTGGCCGCCTCGGTCATCGCCATGGGCGTGATCTCGCTGCCCATCATGCAGCGCTATGGCTACGACATGCGGCTCGCCACCGGCGTCATCGCGGCCTCCGGCACCATCACCCAGCTGATCCCGCCCTCGCTGGTGCTCGTGGTCCTTGCCGACCAGCTCGGCCGCTCGGTCGGCGACATGTATCTCGGCGCCATCGGCCCGTCGCTGCTGCAGGTCGGCATCTTCATCCTCTACATCGTGTTCCTGTCGATCGTGAAGCCGCAGACGATGCCGCCGCTGCCGCCCGAGGCACGCGGCGAGATCGGCTGGCCGCTGATCCGCCAGGTGCTGTGGGGCATGGTGCCCTCGATCGTCCTGATCTTCCTCGTGCTCGGCACGATCTTCATGGGCCTTGCGACCCCGACCGAAGCCGGCGCCATGGGCGCGGTGGGCGCGCTGGTGCTCGCCGCCCTGCATCGCCGCCTGACCTGGCCGCTCGTCGACCAGGGCATGCGCTCGACCATGCGCATCACCTCGATGGTGGTGTTCATCCTCATCGGCTCGACCGTGTTCAGCCTCGTCTTCCAGGGCATGGACGGCTCGCGCTGGATCGAGCACATGCTGATCAACCTGCCCGGCGGCCAGACCGGCTTCCTGATCTTTGTCAATATCTTCGTCTTCTTCCTGGCGTTCTTCCTCGACTTCTTCGAGATCGCCTTCATCGTCGTGCCGCTGCTGGCGCCGGTCGCCACCAAGCTCGACATCGACCTCATCTGGTTCGGCGTCCTGCTCTGCGTGAACATGCAGACAAGCTTCATGCACCCGCCCTTCGGCTTCGCGCTGTTCTACCTGCGCGGCATCGCTCCGCCGGAGGTGAAGTCGAGCGACATCTACATGGGCGCGATCCCGTGGGTGTTCATGCAGCTCATCCTGGTCGCCATCGTCATCTTCTGGCCGGCCTCGGTGACCTACTGGCTCGACAAGGGTCCGAAGGTCGATCCGTCCAAGGTCGAGATCCGCATCGAGATGCCGGGCCTTGGCGGCGGCGGGCTCCCCGGCCTCGACAGTCCCGGCGGGTTGCCGGGCCTCACGCCGCCCCCGGGCCTTGCGCCGCCTCCGGGCCTTGCGCCGCCCCCCGCACCCAGCCGCTGA
- a CDS encoding aminotransferase class IV has protein sequence MTSASTSTAGSAQGYQDDPRNDHVLVYVDGAFVPRTEARVSVFDSGFVLGDGVWEGLRLKNGRLIQLDAHLDRLFEGANSIALDIGMSREEVAGAVQATLDRNGMTDGAHVRLMVTRGIKKTVNQDPRFILGKATVVIVAEYKTPRPETKAKGISLFTSTFRTSTPDVFDLRLNSHSRLNLIQALIQAINAGADEALMLDPQGFVASCNSTNFFIVRRGALWTSTGAFCFKGLTRQAVLDAWRAAGGTAEERPFTLAETYAADEAFITGTLGGVTPVTRIDGRTIGTGQPGPVTQLASERYQAWVTR, from the coding sequence ATGACCAGCGCCTCGACCTCCACCGCGGGCAGTGCCCAGGGCTACCAGGACGACCCGCGCAACGACCACGTCCTCGTCTATGTCGACGGCGCCTTCGTGCCGCGGACTGAGGCGCGCGTCTCGGTCTTCGACAGCGGCTTCGTGCTGGGCGATGGCGTCTGGGAAGGCCTGCGCCTCAAGAACGGCCGGCTGATCCAGCTCGATGCCCATCTCGACCGGTTGTTCGAAGGCGCCAACTCGATTGCCTTGGATATCGGCATGAGCCGCGAGGAGGTCGCGGGCGCCGTCCAGGCGACGCTCGACCGCAACGGCATGACCGACGGCGCGCATGTGCGCCTCATGGTGACCCGCGGCATCAAGAAGACCGTCAACCAGGATCCGCGCTTCATCCTCGGCAAGGCGACCGTCGTCATCGTCGCCGAGTACAAGACGCCGCGTCCCGAGACCAAGGCGAAGGGCATTTCGCTCTTCACCTCGACTTTCCGTACCAGCACGCCGGATGTCTTCGACCTGCGCCTCAACTCGCACAGCCGCCTGAACCTCATCCAGGCGCTGATCCAGGCGATCAACGCCGGCGCCGATGAGGCGCTGATGCTCGACCCGCAGGGCTTCGTCGCGAGCTGCAACTCCACCAATTTCTTCATCGTCCGCCGCGGGGCCCTGTGGACCTCCACCGGCGCCTTCTGCTTCAAGGGCCTCACCCGGCAGGCCGTGCTCGACGCCTGGCGCGCGGCCGGCGGCACGGCCGAGGAGCGGCCCTTCACCCTCGCTGAGACCTATGCCGCGGACGAAGCCTTCATCACTGGCACGCTCGGCGGCGTCACGCCGGTGACGCGGATCGACGGCCGCACCATCGGCACCGGCCAGCCCGGTCCGGTCACCCAGCTCGCCTCCGAGCGCTACCAGGCCTGGGTGACGCGATGA
- a CDS encoding ATP-binding protein: MSAVMRSLRGAAETPEPGHEVAPRAAVFAPAVPRRRGAADVWLQVLEVAAWCTGTAILGIVLAFVLPFLSITNLFLLPVVAVSLRLGLVPALAATAIGLLSGMLFYEPFLAIEVSEPRDVVDLAVFAVIGVTLSLLGDGLRRTTLALRRRQDDLSSLYALSHDMAGAADRQALLAVLASHLSRTVDHPVAVIDLGSQSAAEGAPVLPEAVRAAVPEVLPATEHETAIIRSGAEVWVVAAIGQASGQPLAVAARLEEADAADGEAMGRIRSMLADAASSMERLGVAHALEQQQLRDKAEAVRNSLLDAASHELRTPLATILGTLTALRQAPPVEQEGPLRDIADLAADECRRLDRVIQTILDAGRIRSGEIVVRPTVVESTDLVDVALRHSSLRLRDHTVVRQLPADPPLVSVDPVLVEQALVNILENAAKYSPAGTTITVLVEARAEQVAIAVTDQGAGLAPGEVDEIFGRFYRGDQGRTIAGSGLGLSIARAFVDASGGSISVASDGPGRGTTFTLLLPRQAAQDDHADDL; encoded by the coding sequence ATGAGTGCCGTTATGCGCAGTTTACGCGGTGCCGCGGAGACGCCGGAACCGGGGCACGAGGTCGCCCCGCGCGCCGCCGTGTTCGCTCCGGCCGTGCCCCGGCGTCGCGGCGCGGCGGATGTCTGGCTGCAGGTGCTCGAGGTCGCGGCGTGGTGCACCGGCACCGCGATTCTTGGCATCGTCCTCGCCTTTGTCCTGCCCTTCCTCAGCATCACCAACCTGTTCCTGCTGCCGGTGGTCGCTGTCTCGCTGCGTCTCGGCCTGGTCCCGGCCCTGGCGGCCACGGCCATCGGCCTGCTGTCGGGGATGCTCTTCTACGAGCCCTTCCTCGCGATCGAGGTGAGCGAACCCCGTGACGTCGTCGATCTCGCGGTCTTTGCCGTGATCGGCGTGACGCTGTCGTTGCTGGGCGATGGCCTCCGCCGAACGACGCTCGCCCTGCGCCGCCGCCAGGACGATCTCAGCAGCCTCTACGCGCTCAGCCACGACATGGCGGGTGCCGCCGATCGCCAGGCTTTGCTCGCGGTCCTCGCATCCCATCTCTCGCGCACCGTCGATCACCCCGTCGCCGTCATCGACCTCGGAAGCCAGTCGGCGGCCGAGGGGGCGCCTGTCCTGCCGGAAGCGGTGCGGGCGGCCGTGCCCGAGGTCCTGCCTGCGACCGAGCATGAGACCGCCATCATCCGCTCGGGCGCCGAGGTCTGGGTCGTGGCGGCCATCGGCCAGGCCAGTGGGCAGCCGCTGGCCGTTGCCGCGCGACTGGAGGAGGCCGATGCCGCCGATGGCGAGGCCATGGGGCGGATCAGGTCCATGCTCGCCGATGCAGCCTCGTCGATGGAACGCCTGGGCGTCGCCCATGCCCTTGAGCAGCAGCAGCTTCGCGACAAGGCCGAGGCGGTCCGCAATTCGCTGCTCGATGCCGCCTCGCACGAACTGCGCACGCCGCTGGCCACCATCCTCGGCACGTTGACGGCCCTCAGGCAGGCGCCGCCGGTCGAGCAGGAGGGCCCGCTCCGCGACATCGCCGACCTTGCGGCCGACGAATGCCGCCGGCTCGACCGGGTGATCCAGACGATCCTCGATGCCGGTCGCATCCGCAGCGGCGAGATCGTGGTGCGCCCGACCGTGGTGGAGAGCACCGACCTCGTCGATGTCGCCCTGCGCCATTCCAGTCTGCGCCTGAGGGACCACACGGTCGTGCGCCAACTGCCCGCCGATCCGCCGCTTGTCAGCGTCGATCCCGTGCTGGTCGAGCAGGCCCTCGTCAACATCCTCGAGAACGCCGCGAAATATTCTCCCGCCGGCACCACCATCACGGTCCTGGTGGAGGCGCGCGCAGAGCAGGTCGCCATCGCCGTGACCGACCAGGGGGCCGGACTGGCGCCTGGCGAGGTCGACGAGATCTTCGGTCGCTTCTACCGGGGCGACCAGGGCCGGACGATCGCAGGGTCCGGCCTCGGGCTCAGCATCGCCCGCGCCTTCGTCGATGCCAGCGGCGGCTCCATCTCCGTCGCCAGCGACGGCCCCGGCCGTGGCACCACCTTCACCCTTCTCCTCCCCAGACAGGCCGCGCAGGACGACCATGCCGACGACCTCTGA
- a CDS encoding GntR family transcriptional regulator: MSRAALLTGDGTVAPLKRETFRDRVAERLRHAIIDGQFAPGATVTEQQLAAEFGVSRGPLREAMGLLVEEGLLVSVPYTATRVVSLSPGDVCEIYSLRIALERLAFEQIWPRRTPAFAATLKARHEALLAALGGRDGYEAALAEVRLHGAVYEHCGHRLLLETWNRIAPRLHLYLAVHQKAHGRSGPLDDAHRAYVDLASGDHLDLMLAEIDHHMSRGLQRLRDYVAGVAGSPGC; this comes from the coding sequence ATGAGCCGCGCGGCGCTGCTGACGGGTGACGGCACGGTCGCGCCGCTGAAGCGCGAGACCTTCCGCGACCGCGTCGCCGAGCGCCTGCGCCATGCCATCATCGACGGGCAGTTCGCGCCGGGCGCGACAGTCACCGAACAGCAGCTCGCCGCCGAGTTCGGGGTGAGCCGCGGTCCCCTGCGCGAAGCCATGGGGCTCCTCGTGGAGGAGGGGCTGCTGGTCTCGGTGCCCTACACCGCCACCCGCGTCGTCAGCCTGTCGCCGGGCGATGTCTGCGAGATCTACTCGCTGCGCATCGCCCTCGAACGCCTCGCCTTCGAGCAGATTTGGCCGCGCCGCACCCCGGCCTTCGCGGCCACGCTGAAGGCGCGCCACGAGGCGCTGCTCGCAGCCCTCGGCGGCCGTGATGGCTATGAGGCGGCGCTCGCCGAGGTCCGCCTTCACGGCGCGGTCTATGAGCATTGCGGCCACCGGCTGCTGCTCGAGACCTGGAACCGCATCGCCCCGCGCCTCCATCTCTATCTTGCCGTCCACCAGAAGGCCCATGGCCGCTCCGGCCCGCTCGACGATGCCCACCGCGCCTATGTGGACCTGGCCAGCGGCGACCACCTCGACCTTATGCTGGCCGAGATCGACCACCACATGAGCCGCGGGCTCCAACGCCTCCGCGACTATGTGGCGGGCGTGGCGGGCTCGCCGGGCTGCTGA
- a CDS encoding SemiSWEET family sugar transporter, whose translation MLTTLIGGLAATLTSLSYIPQIWKAWKTQETSDISYGMLAVLGSGLALWVVYGLKQGDWVIVISNIVAVSLLGVLATIKAFAKG comes from the coding sequence ATGCTGACGACGCTCATCGGCGGGCTGGCGGCCACGCTCACCTCGCTGTCCTACATCCCGCAGATCTGGAAGGCGTGGAAGACGCAGGAGACCTCCGACATCTCCTACGGGATGCTCGCCGTCCTCGGATCGGGACTGGCGCTGTGGGTGGTCTATGGCCTCAAGCAGGGCGACTGGGTGATCGTGATCTCCAACATCGTGGCGGTCTCGCTCCTCGGCGTCCTGGCGACCATCAAGGCCTTCGCCAAGGGCTGA